ttcATGACTTGCCAATAGGCAACGTAACCACGATATCATATGTAAGAAATTCCATTATCATCCTGTTACCAACTCACAACGTCGTCACTAAAACCTCTTTAagtattgtgacgagtcggctgcccctcctctttattgtcaccatcaccccgtcctttattcgccgctcttcaccaggctcccgacgggagtgggtgtgttcgagaggaggggcgggtattgttcaggtctggcggcgtgtgacgaggcacacctgaagtgagttagcctcgttaccgtcgccgttaagtACTGGACGCGTccctcctcgggagaccggtctcttcccccgtgcatgcacgctggtgtcctcgtgggtccaggaagggtgcgcgatggacctcaccccgccgtccgagaagtgcgtcgtgggacccccgtagtccaggctgtgagcacccagctcatcccactctgccgccggagcaaagaagcgacggagatgccgcggaagaagccgccgccacTCGCGCcccgggccagaaaaaggggagcacgtgcgaccgccggactccgccccttacctggacccttcccccctggaacacggcctaaaccttcactttccccggagcacgacgaggacaccagatcccccttttatttggacacttttcccctggacactttatttggtatttattttatatttttgtttaataaaaagcctctccgaggcctgacgccacgcccactgtgtctgtcgttggctcctcccgtcacagtatCAAGATAACCAAGATTGTCCcagattatatattttaatttcatgacAATGCAACCAAATGGTATGCACAAAATTTCATTACCATCATTTAAACGTTCATTATATACACTCTCTGATTGTGAGAAGGCTGTTTAAGGTGCAATTCAGACACAAGACTGAACGtcctttaaatgtgatttttttatttttttatttattttttttgcaccaagtCATAATTAGGATATATAACTTGACATACATGCATCCACAACTGACCACGACACATGCAATATTGacaagaaagattttttttttctcatgaaaCTTGTATTTCGTAACTAGTTTTGAAAGTGAAATGATGCGCAGACTGGCTAGACCATCTCATCTTTTAAATCAGCACGTTTTTCAAGGCACTTTTACTTCAAGTTCAAGTGTCTGACAGAAGAATTAGCTTTTCTAGAGTGAgtcttacattttataataaatagtcAAATGTATAAATCTGGAAAGACTCTAAAACCCTTTTTAATAGCATAGACAATTACACAATGAAAGCTTCCTTCATTGAACTGTGTCTAGTGCTTCTTCACAGTAATTTAgtcacacaaacagacactaGGGAGAATTAATTCACTGAGGAAAATGCATCTTGTGATCAAACATGAAAGTATACATTTTCCGACAGAAATGACCATTTCTGAATTAATATTACTGATCATTAAACCCTTTCAAATGAGATTGAAGAATGTTAAATTGAAGAATgttaattgtaaaatgtttttttcctctctctctcttctttgtGCTATCAGTGTAAGATCAAGCTCTCATGTGTCCAGCTTTGCATCTGTGAAAAGTGACCGGTCAAAAGGTCATCCACCGGAATTCAGTAAAGAAAGTGCATCAAATACTCAAAGGTATTCCATGTGTTTTCTATTATGAAGCACTAGATCAGTTCTCCACTGGGATATTTGTGATATAAATTGGCCACAAGGAGGCATACATTCACCATAGAGACATGAATATGTCCTTTTTATctattaaattagcatttacaGCATTAAACTGTTTTAAGTAAGACTGAAGAAACctgtattactatttttttgtcattagttTTCTACCTTAAAGGAcagaaaatataacatttgtacttgtgcttgttttatgaaacagtcCTTTTCTTACTTTTCACTATTTTAACAGTCTTCGATATGAAACATTAACTTCAGACATCCAGATTAACAGGaatcacaaaaaaatcacagacaACCTCCTAGGAATCTTTcaggtagaaaaaaaatgttttcataaatgtttgtaacaaacattttttttacattttgaatcaCTGATTATATGATTTGGACCAAATATGGATGTGGATCCTCttcagttttgttcttttgtctcagtttttttgtttggatttCTTTGTAGAATCTTGAGaagaaaataatcacatttctaaaaaatgaGCTGGAAATGTTcaagaaaatattacagaaagaGAACAAGCAACAATTTGTGGAGGATTTTAATGAGAACAGATGCAGTAACAGAGAAGCAGCTCTTGATCTCACGCTCTACTTCCTGAGAGAGATGAAGCAAGATAGAGCTGCTGATTCTCTAGAAGGTAAGAGACAACGCTCGCTGTTTCCAGTGTTGCGTCAATCTCTTTTCTCTTCCACAGTCACTGTTATAACTCGGAGGAAGCTGTTCATATGCCTCTCTCATTATGTGTTCATAACCTGCCCTGTCTCTTCCAATGACAGACTTCCTTTAGACTTCCACATTCTGTTCTGTATATAACAAACCCAGAGACTAAACAATATGTatactttatttctgtgttcaGATGAGCTGATCTTCATTCATCAGCTAAAGTGTAGCCTAAAGAAGAagtataagtgtgtgtttggaggaaTCACAAAGCAAGGAGACTCTACACTTCTGAAGAACATCTACACAGATCTCTATATCACTCAGGGTTGTAGTGAACAGGTCAATACTGAACATGAGGTCAGACAGATTGAAGTTGCTTCCAGACATCACGAAACACAAGAGAAACAGATTGAGTGCAAAAATTTGTTTGAAGCATCTGAACAAGATGAGCAGATCAGAACTGTACTGACAAAAGGAGTCGCTGGCATCGGAAAAtcagtctctgtgcagaagtttgTTCTGGATTGGGCcgaaggaaaagaaaatcaagACATCAGCTTCATATTTCCTcttccattcagagagatgaacttaaaggagaaagaaaaactaagTTTGATGGACCTTTTAACTCAGTTTTTCCCAGAGACGAAAGGTCTGAATCTTACGAGAAGAAATCATTTCAAAGTCCTGTTCATTCTTGATGGATTGGATGAATGTCGACTTCCTCTAAACTTTAAGGATAATGAGATATTGTGTGATGTTTCATCAGCAGCCTCTCTGGATGTTCTCCTAACAAACCTCATCAAGGGAAATCTGCTTccttctgctctcatctggatcaccacCAGACCAGCAGCTGCCAGTAAGATTCCTCCTGAATGTATTGAGCTGCTGACAGAGATAAGAGGATTCAATGATGCACAAAAGGAGGAGTACTTCAGAAAAAGATTCACGGATCAGAATCAGGCCAAAGAAATCATCGATCATGTTAAACAATCAAAGAGTCTCTTtatcatgtgccacatcccagtcttctgctggatttCTGCCACAGTTctccagaacattttagaagagaaaggaaaaaatgtcatgaaaatTAATGAGTCTGAAGATGCCTCCAAAACACTACAGGAGTCAAATACTGAAGACACTCCTAAGACTCTGacacaaatgtacacacactttcTTAGATTTCAGATCCAACAGAGCAGAAGAAAGTATGATGGAGAACACACACCAGATGTTTCCTGGGATAAAGTTGCCATCTTTTCACTGGGGAAACTGGCATTTGATCAGCTGGAAAGAAACAATGTGGTCTTCTATGACACAGATCTGGAAGCCTGTGGTATTGACGTCAATAAGGCATCAGTGTACTCAGGCATGTGTACCCAGATCTTTAAGGAGGAAACAGGGATCGTTCTTGGTACCATGTACTGCTTCGTTCACTTGAGCATTCAAGAGTTTATTGCAGCTCTTTATGCTCATCTGTTTCTGGAcctcaacaaaaaaagtgtgtttgatcAAGACTCTACACAAGAAAACACAAGTGAAATTGATTTCCTTAAGACTGCAGTGGACAAGGCTCTAGAGAGTGATAATGGACACCGAGATCTTTTTCTTCGATTCCTCCTTGGTTTGTCACTCCagtccaatcagagactcttacagGGTCTGTTGACacagaaaaatagaaatgaccAGAGCAAAAAAGAAATAGTTGAGTACATCAAGCAGAAATTTGAAGCTAATCTGTCTCCAGAGAGATCCATCAATCTGTTCtactgtctgaatgaactgaaCGACCAAACTCTGGTGAAAGAGATTCAGACCCACCTTAACAAAGGAAGTCTCTCATCTGCTGACCTTTCACCTGCCCAGTGGTCTGCTTTGGTCTTTGTGTTGTTGACATcagaggaggagctggaggagtttGAGCTTCAGAAATTCAAGAAATCAGACGAGTGTCTCATTAGGTTATCAGCAGTCATCAAAACCTCCAAAAGAGCTCTGTAAGTAATTTATCctattttgctttcattttaaaagtgtgtttatcTACATTGAAACATCATATTTAAACACCCctgattttatattcattattaaccATATGCCAATTACAAGTATATATCTCTTTTAGGGTTAAATCATAACACTTTTTGttcaactttttattaaaatgactaatattattttaattattactattattttgctttaaaaatggcaGTCCTTTATACTccaatatataattaatactgAGTTTATACTTATGGACTTATGGACTGAGTTTAAACTTATAATACttaggaccatgtgatatttcagtttttcatttttaataaatatgcaaaaatgttaacaattctgtttttttctgtcaatatggggtgctctgtgtttaataataaggaaaacaactgaaaaaaaataaagcaaatggctgcaatataacagaGTGAAACATTTAAGGAGGTCTGAGTACTTTCTGTACCcactgtatgtactgtataatggtgtttattaaactgttataaattatatttaatggttttatgatttggttttatttgttcaatttatGGCACAATAAGTAACTGTGCATCAATTTGTGCTGAAAATctttttctaaaatacatttccaaGTGAGACTATCTTAACATCTTTTCAATGAACAAAATCACCAAAATCTGTTATTTATCGAGGGTTGTCTAAACTTTTGCAtaggattgtgtgtgtgtgtgtgttatatatatatataacacaatataataataacataatgcaGTATacttatgtttaataattggtatcaattaaatttttatatttaaaaatatatattgcatgtatCTAACTctgtgatttgatttatttgtcttGTAGGCTAAATGATTGTGGTTTAACAGACAAAAGCTGTTCAGCTCTGGCTTCAGTTCTTGAATCAGATTCCAGTCTGAAAGAGCTgaacatgaacaataataatctgcaggattcaggagtgaagctgctctgcaCTGGACTGAAGGATATTAATTGTACATTAGAGATACTGAGGTAAGTTTTGTGACAATCTCTAGGTTTAATTAGAACTCACATACATCTTTTAACATGGACCTAGATAATGTGCCAAATAATTGAGGACAGAACTGCTTGAGCTTAGTGTATTTGATAGGCTTTAATCCTTTAAGCAGATAATTGCGACAAAACCTCATACTTGTTAAAATAGACTTCAGTTTTTATGGTGAATAtggtgcaatattttatttgtattcccAAATGCTAAATGGCAGACATATAGTACTATGATTCTAGACCAAAATAACACCATGATCCTATGCAAAGTGTTTGAGAAAACAtgagaaatatttctgtaaGCAGCACTAGCTCTATTGATCCAGCCAGAGCGGCTCTGGTGGGACAGGCCTCGGTATAAATATCTATTATTTCCTGAATATTACTGATGAACTGATCAAAATATAAGATactgttcatgtgtgtgtgttactacTAGTGTATAAGTGtagtaataaatgttaactaatcATGAAGTATACTACTGTTCATATGggttttaccatttatttaatataataaattaacactatcttctgttttattgtctgttttcTATTGTCTGCTAATTTAGAATGAGGATAAAACATTCTGAACTTCAATTCAAATATCCTGAATATTATGAATGTTATGAAACTCGGTATGGATCATCCCCTGATGACTTCATAATAGGCAAATTACATTAGTATATTTACAGCCCACACAAACTTTCGACCATTcccaccattttttttaatttacagtagaTCTCTATCTTTAAGCCCTTTCAAGCCACAAGCTTTTGAAAACCTAGCTCATAAAGGTTTAATTCCAGCATGAACTCTATATTTCAGTTCCTACCTCAGAATTTCAATGTGGTTTAAGAGTGGACTTATGTTATGGCAtttgaaaacataaatgttttgacTTCACAACAACTCCATGACTTTTCTTGATTGGTCCAGCCAGAGCCCTGATTTAAACCTAATTTAGCATCTCTCGAGAGACCTAAAAATGGCTGTCCACAAACGTTTGCTATCCAATCTGACAGAACTAGAGAGGATCTGCAAGGAGGAATGGCAGAGGATCCCCAAATCCAGTGTGAAAAACCTGTTGCATCTTTCCCAAAAAGACTCATGGCTGTATTAGATCAAAAGGGTGCTTATACTTAATACTGAGTTTATACTTGGTTTGAATACttaggaccatgtgatatttcagtttttcatttttactaaatctgcaaaaatgtcaaaaattctgtttttttctgtcaatatggggtgctgtgtgtacattgaggaaacaattaactgaaataaatgaaaacaaatggctgcaatataacaaatcttaaagtaaaaagagtaaaaaatttAAGGAAGTCTGAATACTTTCTGTACccactgtatttactgtataatgtattttttaaatttattaaactgttataaactaaatgaatgattttatgatttggttttatttgttcaatttatGGCACAATAAGTAACTGTGCATCaatttttgctgaaaatctTGCATATTTTCTACTTTTCCAAGTGAGACTGTGAACATCTTTTCAATTAACAAAATCACCAAAATCTGTTATTTATCAAGGGAGCTTAGACTTTTGCATAAGACTGtgagtgtaattatatatatatatatatatatatatatatatatatatatatatatataatatatgcagtgtacttatgtttaataattggttttaattaatttttttatttaaaaaaaatattacatgtatcTAACTCTGTGATTTGATTCATTTCTCTTGTAGGCTAAATGATTGTGGTTTAACAGACAAAAGCTGTTCAGCTCTGGCTTCAGTTCTTGAATCAGATTCCAGTCTGAAAGAGCTgaacatgaacaataataatctgcaggattcaggagtgaagctgctctgcaCTGGACTGAAGGATATTAATTGTAAATTAGAGATACTGAGGTAAGTTTTGTGACAATCTCTAGGTTTAATTAGAACTCACATACATCTTTTAACATGGACCTAGATAATGTGCCAAATAATTGAGGACAGAACTGCTTGAGCTTAGTGTATTTGATAGGCTTTAATCCTCTAAGCAGAAAATTGCGACAAGACCTCATACTTGTTAAAATAGACTTCAGTTCCTATGGTGAATAtggtgcaatattttatttgtattcccAAATGCTAAATGGCAGACATATAGTACTTTGATTCTAGATGATCATCATGATCCTATGCAAAGTGTTTGAGAAAACAtgagaaatatttctgtaaacaGCACTAGCTCTGATGGGACAGGCCTCGGTATAAATATCTATTATTTCATGAATATTACTGATGAACTGATCAAAATATAAGATactgttcatgtgtgttttacTACTAGTGTATGAATGTAGtcataaatgcacttttataatgttttattgttggtTTTCTCTTTCTAATCTTTTGGAATGAAGATTAAAAATAGCATGCCAATAAGTTCAAACAtccattatttatatatatatatatatatatatatatatatatatatatatatatatatatatatatatatatatatatatatatatataattattttctcttatataatatttattattttgtacttattaCTAATTAACTAATCATGAAGTATACTACTGTTCATATGGGTTTTaccaatatttaatataataaattaacactatcttctgttttattgtctgttttcTATTGTCTGCTAATTTAGAATGAGGATAAAACATTCTGAACTTCAATTCAAATATCCTGAATATTATGAATGTTATGAAACTCGGGATGGATCATCCTGATAACTTCATAACAGGCAAATTACATTAGTATATTTACAGCCCACACAAACTTTCTTTCGACCATTCccaccatttttttaatttacagttggTCTCTATCTTTAAGCCCTTTCAAGCCACAAGCTTTTGAAAACCTAGCTCCTAAAGGTTTAATTCCAGCATGAACTCTATATTTCAGTTCCTACCTCAGAATTTCAATGTGGTTTAAGAGTGTACTTATGTTATggcatttcaaaacataaatgtacttgttttatatttgcatcATTTGGATGAAAAACTCCAGAATACTTTAGAATATACAGAATGCACTTTGGAGAAACTCAGGTCAATGTAGTGAACTAGTGTTTGGTTTTAATTACGACGTTCTTTctgatcaaaatgaaaatattactgtaataatctttaaaaaaagtcatgctCCTTTCAGATGGTgactttttcctttcttctttaaCTAGAAGGAGAAAGCTATTAAAGCTTTTTTgctgtaatattaattatataaccTGAATATGATAAAACCTTTTTAGACTCTCAGACTGCAGTATCAGTGAAGAAGGTTATAAAgctctgtcttcagctctgagatcaaaccttCACACCTGATAGAGCTGGATCTCATAGGAAATGATCCTGGATCATCAGGAGTGAAGAAGCTCAGTGTTTTACTTCAGGATCGTAACTGTCAACTAAACACACTGAGGTGagttgtatatata
This window of the Puntigrus tetrazona isolate hp1 chromosome 22, ASM1883169v1, whole genome shotgun sequence genome carries:
- the LOC122327909 gene encoding LOW QUALITY PROTEIN: NACHT, LRR and PYD domains-containing protein 3-like (The sequence of the model RefSeq protein was modified relative to this genomic sequence to represent the inferred CDS: inserted 1 base in 1 codon), whose translation is MSLSKKPSSVSVKSDQSKGNPPEFSEETPPATESVRSSSHVSSFASVKSDRSKGHPPEFSKESASNTQSLRYETLTSDIQINRNHKKITDNLLGIFQNLEKKIITFLKNELEMFKKILQKENKQQFVEDFNENRCSNREAALDLTLYFLREMKQDRAADSLEDELIFIHQLKCSLKKKYKCVFGGITKQGDSTLLKNIYTDLYITQGCSEQVNTEHEVRQIEVASRHHETQEKQIECKNLFEASEQDEQIRTVLTKGVAGIGKSVSVQKFVLDWAEGKENQDISFIFPLPFREMNLKEKEKLSLMDLLTQFFPETKGLNLTRRNHFKVLFILDGLDECRLPLNFKDNEILCDVSSAASLDVLLTNLIKGNLLPSALIWITTRPAAASKIPPECIELLTEIRGFNDAQKEEYFRKRFTDQNQAKEIIDHVKQSKSLFIMCHIPVFCWISATVLQNILEEKGKNVMKINESEDASKTLQESNTEDTPKTLTQMYTHFLRFQIQQSRRKYDGEHTPDVSWDKVAIFSLGKLAFDQLERNNVVFYDTDLEACGIDVNKASVYSGMCTQIFKEETGIVLGTMYCFVHLSIQEFIAALYAHLFLDLNKKSVFDQDSTQENTSEIDFLKTAVDKALESDNGHRDLFLRFLLGLSLQSNQRLLQGLLTQKNRNDQSKKEIVEYIKQKFEANLSPERSINLFYCLNELNDQTLVKEIQTHLNKGSLSSADLSPAQWSALVFVLLTSEEELEEFELQKFKKSDECLIRLSAVIKTSKRALLNDCGLTDKSCSALASVLESDSSLKELNMNNNNLQDSGVKLLCTGLKDINCTLEILRLNDCGLTDKSCSALASVLESDSSLKELNMNNNNLQDSGVKLLCTGLKDINCKLEILRLSDCSISEEGYKALSSALXIKPSHLIELDLIGNDPGSSGVKKLSVLLQDRNCQLNTLRFLGPAADEGCQYVTGIVGKNPLLLKELNLSGHKLGDTRVNQISALLQDKHCQINTLKLNDCGLTDKSCSALASVLGSDSSLKELNMNNNNLRDSGVKLLCTGLKDINCTLKILRLCDCGLTEESCSALATVLISNSSLKELDMSNNNLQDSGVKKLKNALENTECTLENLRLSDCSISEEGYKALSSALRSNPSHMIELDLIGNDPGSSGVKELSDLLQDPNCQLNTLRLNDCGLTDKSCSALASVLESDSSLKELNMNNNNLQDSGVKLLCTGLKDINCKLEILRLNDCGLTDKSCSALASVLESDSSLKELNMNNNNLQDSGVKLLCTGLKDIYCTLKILRLSDCSISEEGYKALSSALRSNPSHLIELDLIGNDPGSSGVKELSDLLQDPNCQLNTLRFLGPAADEGCQYVTGIVGKNPLLLKELNLSGHELEDTRVNQISALLQDKHCQINTLNLYRCSITEKQSLILTSALKSNPSHLRELNLSLNELRDSGVKHLSDLLMNTQFKLEKLHLYGCSITEKQSLILTSALKSNPSHLRELNLSWNELRDSGVKHLSDLLMNTQFKLEKLHLYDCGITDVSSLTQCLTKTETLQFLKELDLRFNEIRDSKQQLIDVLRDSNCKLSVDQDQDPSQEIPDRVSSQELPERVQSLKNDKCCIS